A DNA window from Vigna unguiculata cultivar IT97K-499-35 chromosome 10, ASM411807v1, whole genome shotgun sequence contains the following coding sequences:
- the LOC114165845 gene encoding ubiquitin-like-conjugating enzyme ATG10 isoform X2, producing the protein MGVYLQVIFSCLLVHFLRSGKCSILPFLHGSGSRVLNSIWLLLIRWKDTCPWRTCAISNQEEESNRSLTWEEDSNDSQREEPFDCGTLVCPEHEVNHYDFHIVYSSSYRVPVLYFRSYHSDGQLLPFNEIEKDLPCHSAKLLSESKWTFITHEEHPHLNRPWYKLHPCGTSEWMKLLYDGDSSLNRNGFVIEHYLVSWFSVIGQVVGLKIPLEMLDTVVSNDS; encoded by the exons ATGGGAGTCTATCTTCAAGTGATTTTTTCCTGTCTGCTCGTACATTTTCTGAGAAGTGGAAAATGTTCAATCCTTCCTTTCCTCCATGGCAGTGGATCCCGTGTCCTAAACAGCATTTGGTTGCTTCTCATAAG GTGGAAGGATACTTGTCCATGGAGAACATGTGCCATATCAAATCAA GAAGAAGAGAGTAATAGAAGTCTGACATGGGAAGAAGATAGCAACGATTCACAGAGAGAAGAGCCCTTTGATTGTGGCACTTTAGTAT GTCCAGAGCATGAAGTAAACCACTATGATTTTCACATCGTCTACAGTTCTTCATATAGAGTTCCAGTCTTGTATTTTCGTTCATACCATAGTG ATGGGCAACTATTGCCTTTCAATGAAATTGAAAAGGATCTTCCCTGTCACTCTGCAAAGTTACTATCAGAATCGAAATGGACATTTATAACTCATGAG GAACATCCACATTTGAACAGACCATGGTACAAATTACATCCATGTGGGACGAGTGAATGGATGAAGCTCCTCTACGATGGTGATTCATCTTTGAACAGAAATGGTTTTGTTATTGAACACTATCTGGTTTCCTGGTTCTCAGTCATTGGACAAGTAGTTGGTCTTAAAATTCCTTTGGAAATGCTGGATACTGTAGTTTCTAACGATTCTTAG
- the LOC114165845 gene encoding ubiquitin-like-conjugating enzyme ATG10 isoform X1, whose protein sequence is MDLNGAIADIIPWDGSLSSSDFFLSARTFSEKWKMFNPSFPPWQWIPCPKQHLVASHKVEGYLSMENMCHIKSSEEEESNRSLTWEEDSNDSQREEPFDCGTLVCPEHEVNHYDFHIVYSSSYRVPVLYFRSYHSDGQLLPFNEIEKDLPCHSAKLLSESKWTFITHEEHPHLNRPWYKLHPCGTSEWMKLLYDGDSSLNRNGFVIEHYLVSWFSVIGQVVGLKIPLEMLDTVVSNDS, encoded by the exons ATGGACTTAAACGGTGCTATTGCGGACATAATCCCTTGGGATGGGAGTCTATCTTCAAGTGATTTTTTCCTGTCTGCTCGTACATTTTCTGAGAAGTGGAAAATGTTCAATCCTTCCTTTCCTCCATGGCAGTGGATCCCGTGTCCTAAACAGCATTTGGTTGCTTCTCATAAG GTGGAAGGATACTTGTCCATGGAGAACATGTGCCATATCAAATCAAGTGAG GAAGAAGAGAGTAATAGAAGTCTGACATGGGAAGAAGATAGCAACGATTCACAGAGAGAAGAGCCCTTTGATTGTGGCACTTTAGTAT GTCCAGAGCATGAAGTAAACCACTATGATTTTCACATCGTCTACAGTTCTTCATATAGAGTTCCAGTCTTGTATTTTCGTTCATACCATAGTG ATGGGCAACTATTGCCTTTCAATGAAATTGAAAAGGATCTTCCCTGTCACTCTGCAAAGTTACTATCAGAATCGAAATGGACATTTATAACTCATGAG GAACATCCACATTTGAACAGACCATGGTACAAATTACATCCATGTGGGACGAGTGAATGGATGAAGCTCCTCTACGATGGTGATTCATCTTTGAACAGAAATGGTTTTGTTATTGAACACTATCTGGTTTCCTGGTTCTCAGTCATTGGACAAGTAGTTGGTCTTAAAATTCCTTTGGAAATGCTGGATACTGTAGTTTCTAACGATTCTTAG
- the LOC114166063 gene encoding LOW QUALITY PROTEIN: uncharacterized protein LOC114166063 (The sequence of the model RefSeq protein was modified relative to this genomic sequence to represent the inferred CDS: deleted 1 base in 1 codon), producing MDFARQSVCGWKGDNKAGTPVPEKAIVEIIADVPKYVCRAGHKLEAAIEQLGVDVTGKVALDSGLSTGGFTDCLLQYGASHVYGVDVGYGQVADKIRRDERVSVIERTNLRYLTELPQNVDLVTLDLSFISILLVMPAVVNVMKENAALVTLVKPQFEARRSQVGKGGIVKDPIVHQEVLERIITGVENFGFCCKGSIESPLKGAEGNTEFLVHFNRIQSKASEDKGPEDME from the exons ATGGATTTTGCAAG GCAAAGTGTATGTGGATGGAAAGGTGAT AATAAAGCTGGTACCCCTGTACCTGAAAAGGCTATTGTGGAGATAATAGCTGATGTTCCCAAATATGTATGTAG AGCTGGGCATAAGTTGGAAGCTGCCATCGAACAGCTTGGTGTTGATGTTACTGGTAAAGTAGCCCTTGATTCTGGGCTTTCAACTGGAGGATTTACTGATTGCTTACTTCAGTATGGTGCATCACATGTTTATGGTGTTGACGTAGGTTATGGACAG GTAGCTGACAAAATTCGAAGAGATGAACGTGTATCAGTGATAGAACGGACAAATTTAAGATATCTTACTGAACTCCCACAAAATGTTGATTTGGTGACTTTAGACCTCTCATTCATCTCTATTCTCTTG gTCATGCCTGCTGTGGTGAATGTCATGAAGGAAAATGCAGCATTAGTGACTTTGGTTAAACCACAATTTGAAGCTCGTAGATCTCAA GTAGGAAAAGGAGGGATAGTTAAAGATCCCATTGTTCATCAAGAG GTCCTTGAGAGGATTATAACGGGAGTAGAGAATTTTGGTTTCTGTTGTAAAGGTTCGATTGAGTCTCCTCTGAAAGGTGCTGAGGGTAATACAGAATTCCTTGTTCACTTCAACAGAATCCAAAGTAAAGCTTCTGAAGATAAAGGACCTGAAGATATGGAGTAA